The following are encoded together in the Acidobacteriota bacterium genome:
- a CDS encoding bifunctional chorismate mutase/prephenate dehydratase has protein sequence MAAAEHDVLPDLEAVRQELEDIDQELLKGFRRRVELSREVAGAKIASAFPFRDQLREEQLLTRVRTIAAELDLDPHQTERIFRLLIEMSIAAQQGYIRDLDRAPLRVAYQGVEGSFSHLTAQRQYAGRPGGVVLQGYELFRGAAEGVRDGRHDIALLPIENSTAGSINETYDLLAEGGLVITAEVISKVAHCLLALPGTEIEDLRLVLSHPQALRQCDQFFHDHDWLRPQPEFDTAGAAARVREGNDRTVGAIASEPAARVFGLEILAHGIQNQAGNFTRFVEVASEAAPCPPDQPCKTSLLLVTGHQPGDLGEVLRSFSRRGVNLTKIESRPIPATPWRYQFYLDIDGHAASAPVTEALEAIGEKTKELRILGTYPSALPPTPTERPADGDGAEGATAEDA, from the coding sequence ATGGCCGCTGCCGAGCATGACGTCTTGCCCGATCTCGAAGCGGTTCGCCAGGAGTTGGAGGACATCGACCAGGAGCTCCTGAAGGGTTTCAGGCGCCGCGTCGAACTGTCGCGCGAGGTTGCGGGCGCCAAGATCGCGTCGGCCTTTCCATTCCGCGACCAGTTGCGCGAAGAGCAACTGCTGACCCGCGTACGGACCATCGCCGCCGAACTCGACCTCGACCCCCACCAGACCGAGCGCATCTTCCGGCTGCTGATCGAGATGTCGATCGCGGCGCAGCAGGGGTACATCCGCGATCTCGATCGGGCACCGCTGCGGGTCGCGTACCAGGGCGTCGAGGGCTCGTTCAGCCACCTGACCGCCCAGCGGCAGTACGCCGGCCGGCCCGGAGGCGTCGTACTCCAGGGCTACGAACTGTTTCGGGGGGCTGCCGAAGGTGTCCGCGACGGCCGCCACGACATCGCCCTGCTGCCCATCGAGAACAGCACCGCCGGCAGCATCAACGAAACCTACGACCTGCTGGCCGAAGGCGGTCTGGTGATCACCGCGGAAGTCATCAGCAAGGTCGCGCACTGCCTGCTCGCGCTGCCCGGCACGGAGATCGAGGACCTCCGGCTCGTGCTCTCTCACCCCCAGGCACTACGCCAGTGCGACCAGTTCTTCCACGACCACGACTGGCTGCGGCCACAGCCCGAGTTCGACACCGCGGGCGCCGCCGCCCGCGTCCGCGAAGGGAACGACCGGACGGTCGGCGCTATCGCCAGCGAGCCGGCGGCGCGGGTCTTCGGCCTGGAGATCCTCGCCCACGGCATCCAGAACCAGGCCGGGAACTTCACCCGCTTCGTTGAGGTCGCCAGCGAGGCGGCGCCGTGCCCGCCCGACCAGCCCTGCAAGACGTCTCTACTGCTCGTGACCGGTCACCAGCCGGGCGACCTCGGCGAAGTGCTGCGCAGCTTCTCGCGGCGGGGCGTCAACCTGACCAAGATCGAATCCAGGCCGATCCCCGCCACGCCCTGGCGCTATCAGTTCTACCTGGATATCGACGGCCACGCCGCCTCGGCGCCGGTGACCGAGGCGCTTGAGGCAATCGGGGAGAAGACGAAGGAACTCCGCATCCTCGGCACCTACCCGAGCGCGTTGCCGCCAACGCCCACCGAGCGTCCAGCCGACGGCGACGGCGCGGAAGGCGCCACGGCCGAAGACGCCTGA
- the lhgO gene encoding L-2-hydroxyglutarate oxidase — MPQRADVVCIGAGIIGLATARSLSRRFRQIDIRVVEAEPRPAVHQTGHNSGVIHSGLYYKPGSLKARNCVGGRKRLIDYCDRQAIPYEICGKLVIATDPEEIPRLDELERRGRANGLAGLERLAPERIPEFEPHATGVDALWVPETGIVDFKAVARAYAEEVEAAGVSLHLRTRVTGLAPRPDGVVVETTAGDFEAGHAINCAGLQSDRVARMAGLDPDVRIVPFRGEYFDIAPERRHLLRGLIYPVPDPRFPFLGVHLTRRVDGSVEAGPNAVLALKREGYDRGSFDARDTWSSLSYPGFWKMALRFWKVGISEMARSGSRSRFARDLRRFVPDLSDSDLMPGGSGIRAQALDRKGNLVDDFAIETSPRMLHVLNAPSPGATASLAIGDTLADRAAEMFGL; from the coding sequence TTGCCCCAACGCGCCGACGTCGTCTGCATCGGGGCCGGGATCATCGGTCTCGCCACTGCCCGAAGCCTCTCCCGCCGCTTCAGGCAGATCGACATCCGCGTCGTCGAGGCGGAACCCCGGCCCGCCGTCCACCAGACCGGCCACAACAGCGGCGTCATCCACTCCGGCCTCTACTACAAGCCCGGCTCGCTCAAGGCGCGCAACTGTGTCGGCGGCCGGAAGCGGCTGATCGACTACTGCGACCGGCAAGCGATTCCGTACGAGATCTGCGGCAAGCTCGTCATCGCCACCGACCCGGAAGAGATCCCCCGGCTCGACGAACTGGAGCGCCGCGGCCGGGCGAACGGCCTTGCCGGACTCGAGCGCCTGGCGCCCGAGCGGATCCCCGAGTTCGAGCCGCACGCGACCGGCGTCGACGCTCTCTGGGTTCCCGAGACCGGCATCGTCGATTTCAAGGCCGTGGCCCGCGCCTACGCCGAAGAGGTCGAGGCGGCCGGTGTCTCCCTCCACCTGCGGACGCGCGTCACCGGCCTCGCGCCACGCCCTGACGGAGTCGTCGTGGAGACCACCGCCGGCGACTTCGAGGCCGGCCACGCGATCAACTGCGCCGGCCTCCAGTCGGACCGCGTGGCACGCATGGCGGGCCTCGATCCAGACGTGCGGATCGTCCCCTTCCGCGGCGAGTACTTCGACATCGCCCCGGAGCGCCGCCACCTGCTGCGCGGACTGATCTACCCCGTTCCCGATCCCCGTTTCCCATTTCTCGGAGTCCACCTGACCCGGCGCGTCGACGGCTCGGTCGAAGCCGGCCCGAACGCCGTCCTGGCGCTCAAGCGCGAGGGCTACGACCGCGGCAGCTTCGACGCCCGCGACACCTGGAGCAGCCTGAGCTATCCGGGCTTCTGGAAGATGGCCCTCCGGTTCTGGAAGGTCGGCATCAGCGAGATGGCGCGTTCCGGCAGCCGCTCCCGCTTCGCCCGCGACCTGCGGCGCTTCGTCCCCGATCTCAGCGACTCCGACCTGATGCCGGGCGGCTCCGGCATCCGTGCCCAGGCCCTCGACCGCAAGGGCAACCTGGTCGACGACTTCGCGATCGAGACCAGCCCGCGCATGCTCCACGTCCTGAACGCTCCGTCGCCGGGCGCCACCGCCTCGCTAGCGATCGGCGACACGCTGGCCGACCGCGCGGCGGAGATGTTCGGGCTGTGA
- a CDS encoding prolyl oligopeptidase family serine peptidase: MKPTLRRFAPALVLPLLACSTDVYDPGPVEYPETRTVDQVDDYFGVQVADPYRWLENLDGEETAAWVSAQNAVAEPFLAALPGREAIEKRLLAIWDYERWGTPGKRGERYFYSHNDGLQDQSVVYVAESMDLEGDEPPGRVLLDPNGWSDDGTVALAGMTPSRDGRYVAYAQSDGGSDWRKWKVRDVESGEDTGDLIDFTKFTSISWMPDNSGFFYSRYPPREDDPTRGDGSKAVSVYFHALGTDQTEDRLVFSQPEHPRRNPYASVSEDGEYLLVNLQEGYLENAVHYRKIGEPDSAIRPLLDQWDALYGYVVNVGPVLVFETNKDAPRNRIVAVDLNDGSPAGNPTLHEVVPEAEDTLSYASAVGGKLVLNYLHDARTVVRLAEPNGAKPATPAGEVELPGIGTAGGFGGRWEDAETFYSYSSFGTPSQIHRYDVATGESSLIRSPAIDADLDGYETEQVFYESRDGTRVPMFITHRKGIEKNGDNPTLLYGYGGFNISLTPGFSSSRLAWLEMGGMLAIPNLRGGGEYGRDWHLAGTKEKKQNVFDDFIAAAEWLVAEGYTSAGRIAIQGGSNGGLLVGATLNQRPDLFAAALPAVGVLDMLRYHLPSANARNWSTDYGLSENEDEFRAQYAYSPLHNVQEGACYPPTLVTTADHDDRVVPWHSFKYAAEMQRAQGCDNPVLIRVETRAGHGAGKPTWMQIEDVADQWAFAAWAVGLEPSL, translated from the coding sequence ATGAAACCCACTCTTCGCCGGTTCGCGCCGGCTCTTGTTCTTCCCCTCTTGGCCTGCTCCACCGACGTTTACGACCCCGGGCCGGTCGAGTATCCGGAGACCCGGACCGTCGACCAGGTCGACGACTACTTCGGGGTCCAGGTCGCCGACCCGTACCGCTGGCTCGAGAACCTCGACGGCGAGGAGACGGCGGCCTGGGTGTCGGCGCAGAACGCCGTCGCCGAGCCATTCCTGGCCGCGCTCCCGGGCCGCGAAGCGATCGAGAAGCGGCTGCTGGCAATCTGGGACTACGAGCGCTGGGGCACTCCGGGCAAGCGGGGCGAGCGCTACTTCTACAGCCACAACGACGGGCTGCAGGACCAGAGCGTGGTCTACGTCGCCGAGTCGATGGACCTGGAGGGCGACGAGCCGCCCGGGCGCGTCCTGCTCGATCCCAACGGCTGGAGCGACGACGGAACGGTGGCGCTCGCCGGGATGACGCCCAGTCGGGACGGCCGTTACGTCGCCTACGCGCAGTCGGACGGCGGCTCGGACTGGCGGAAGTGGAAGGTCCGTGACGTCGAGAGTGGCGAGGACACGGGCGACCTGATCGACTTCACGAAGTTCACCTCGATCTCCTGGATGCCGGACAACTCGGGCTTCTTCTACAGCCGCTATCCCCCGCGAGAAGACGACCCGACCCGGGGTGACGGCTCCAAGGCGGTATCCGTCTACTTCCACGCCCTGGGCACGGACCAGACCGAGGACCGGCTCGTGTTCAGCCAGCCCGAGCACCCGCGCCGCAACCCGTACGCCTCGGTCTCCGAGGACGGTGAGTACCTGCTGGTCAACCTCCAGGAGGGGTATCTCGAGAACGCGGTCCACTACCGGAAGATCGGCGAGCCGGACTCCGCGATCCGCCCCCTGCTCGACCAATGGGACGCTCTCTACGGCTACGTCGTGAACGTCGGTCCCGTGCTCGTGTTCGAAACGAACAAGGACGCGCCGCGCAACCGGATCGTCGCCGTTGACCTGAACGACGGTTCGCCGGCCGGGAACCCGACGCTGCACGAGGTGGTCCCGGAAGCCGAGGACACGCTCTCCTACGCCTCCGCTGTCGGCGGCAAGCTGGTGCTCAACTACCTGCACGACGCGCGCACCGTTGTCCGTCTGGCCGAACCGAACGGCGCCAAGCCCGCGACTCCGGCCGGAGAGGTCGAACTACCCGGAATCGGCACAGCGGGCGGCTTCGGCGGCCGCTGGGAGGACGCGGAGACCTTCTACTCCTACTCCAGCTTTGGCACGCCGTCGCAGATCCACCGCTACGACGTGGCCACCGGCGAGAGTTCTCTGATCCGCAGCCCCGCGATCGACGCCGACCTCGACGGCTACGAGACGGAGCAGGTCTTCTACGAGAGCCGGGACGGCACGCGCGTCCCGATGTTCATCACCCACCGCAAGGGGATCGAGAAGAACGGCGACAACCCGACGCTGCTCTACGGCTACGGCGGCTTCAACATCTCGCTGACGCCCGGCTTCTCCTCGTCACGCCTCGCCTGGCTCGAGATGGGCGGCATGCTGGCGATCCCGAACCTGCGCGGCGGCGGCGAGTACGGCCGCGACTGGCATCTCGCCGGCACCAAGGAGAAGAAGCAGAACGTCTTCGACGACTTCATCGCCGCCGCTGAATGGCTGGTCGCCGAGGGCTACACGAGCGCCGGACGCATCGCGATCCAGGGCGGCAGCAACGGCGGCCTCCTGGTCGGCGCGACGCTCAACCAGCGGCCCGACCTGTTCGCGGCGGCGCTGCCGGCGGTCGGCGTCCTCGACATGCTGCGCTACCACCTGCCGAGCGCCAACGCCCGCAACTGGTCGACGGACTACGGCCTCTCCGAGAACGAAGACGAGTTCCGGGCCCAGTACGCGTACTCGCCGCTCCACAACGTGCAGGAGGGCGCCTGCTACCCGCCAACCCTGGTCACGACCGCCGACCACGACGACCGGGTAGTGCCCTGGCACAGCTTCAAGTACGCGGCCGAGATGCAGCGGGCACAGGGCTGCGACAACCCGGTCCTCATCCGGGTCGAGACCCGGGCCGGCCACGGCGCCGGCAAGCCGACCTGGATGCAGATCGAGGACGTCGCCGACCAGTGGGCCTTCGCGGCCTGGGCGGTCGGCCTCGAACCGAGCCTCTGA
- a CDS encoding alpha/beta hydrolase: protein MRVETTETGFTVSGDRRVSAILLEPDGARCLLVFAHGAGAGMRHATIETFARGVAGFRIATLRFQFPYTEKGRRRPDPPLVLQRSVRAAVANARDTRPELPLLAGGRSMGGRMSSGADATEALSVAGFVFHAFPLHPPGKPGTSRADHLSLVEKPMLFLNGTRDRLADPELLAGVCERLGPRATLHCIDGGDHSLQVLKRSGRPQEDVDLEVAEAVSDWCRKALRF from the coding sequence GTGAGGGTCGAAACGACCGAGACCGGCTTCACCGTTTCCGGCGACCGCCGGGTCAGCGCGATCCTGCTCGAACCCGACGGCGCGCGCTGCCTCCTCGTCTTCGCCCACGGCGCCGGCGCGGGCATGCGTCACGCGACGATCGAGACGTTCGCCCGCGGCGTAGCCGGGTTTCGAATCGCCACGCTCCGATTTCAGTTCCCCTACACCGAGAAGGGCCGCCGCCGCCCGGACCCGCCACTTGTCCTGCAGCGATCCGTCCGGGCAGCGGTAGCGAACGCCAGGGACACGCGGCCCGAACTGCCGCTCCTTGCCGGCGGCCGCTCAATGGGAGGCCGCATGTCCTCCGGTGCCGACGCTACGGAGGCGCTCAGCGTCGCCGGTTTCGTCTTCCACGCCTTTCCGCTGCATCCTCCCGGGAAACCCGGAACGTCGCGTGCCGACCACCTGAGCCTGGTCGAGAAGCCGATGCTGTTCCTGAACGGTACCCGCGACCGCCTCGCCGACCCGGAACTGCTCGCCGGCGTCTGCGAGCGGCTCGGCCCACGAGCCACCCTTCACTGCATCGACGGCGGCGACCACAGCCTGCAGGTGCTGAAACGGTCAGGCCGCCCACAGGAGGATGTCGACCTCGAGGTCGCCGAGGCGGTCAGCGACTGGTGCCGGAAGGCTCTGCGCTTCTGA
- a CDS encoding thioesterase family protein produces the protein MTTPYRHTICVRYGEVDKQGVVFNAHYMAYMDDAMESWLRPIRERGAQLGWDMMLRRATIDFLGSVTDGDLLDIDVAVRHWGRTSWTLGYRGTHEGRLIFTGEILYVSVHVPGYTKMETPAEIRSYMGPETDLDEVPA, from the coding sequence ATGACCACTCCCTACCGGCACACGATCTGCGTCCGTTACGGAGAGGTCGATAAGCAGGGCGTGGTGTTCAATGCCCACTACATGGCGTACATGGACGACGCGATGGAGAGCTGGCTGCGGCCGATCCGGGAACGCGGGGCCCAGCTCGGCTGGGACATGATGCTCCGGCGAGCGACGATCGATTTCCTCGGTTCGGTCACCGACGGCGACCTGCTCGACATCGACGTCGCCGTCCGCCACTGGGGTCGCACGTCCTGGACGCTCGGCTATCGCGGCACCCACGAGGGCCGCCTCATATTCACCGGCGAGATCCTCTACGTCAGCGTTCACGTCCCGGGATACACGAAGATGGAGACTCCGGCCGAGATCCGCTCCTACATGGGGCCGGAGACGGACCTGGACGAGGTGCCCGCCTGA
- a CDS encoding alcohol dehydrogenase catalytic domain-containing protein — translation MPEPGPGELLIRVDAATTCGTDVKVYRRGGHPTMLALPSPFGHEVTGTVVRAAAGSFHTEGDAVVVANSASCGKCQPCRHKRENLCRNLIYLNGAFADYLLLPEAVAKRSVHPRPAGLAPVVAAMAEPLACAVHCLERCLGAWSGPPTEARTLVIGCGPLGLMLIDLFHSMRTHVRGLDPHRHRLEAARSFGAAETHLGRAGDGSGPAAEDPFDFAIDATGTPAGWDHAVRSLAPGGVAALFGGCRPGTELVIDAERVHYQEQTLLGVYHHRPSSFRAAIDRLCSAPERYGALVERELPLDRLTEALDLMTGRHALKVAIRPHRG, via the coding sequence ATGCCCGAACCAGGCCCCGGCGAACTGCTGATCCGGGTCGACGCCGCGACCACGTGCGGCACCGACGTCAAGGTCTACCGCCGCGGCGGCCATCCGACCATGCTGGCCCTGCCGTCGCCCTTCGGCCACGAGGTCACCGGCACCGTCGTCCGGGCCGCGGCCGGGAGTTTTCACACCGAGGGAGACGCCGTCGTCGTCGCCAACAGCGCCTCCTGCGGCAAGTGCCAGCCGTGCCGGCACAAACGCGAGAACCTCTGCCGCAACCTCATCTACCTGAACGGCGCCTTCGCCGACTACCTGCTGCTCCCCGAAGCCGTCGCGAAGCGCAGCGTGCACCCGCGGCCCGCCGGCCTCGCACCGGTGGTGGCCGCCATGGCGGAGCCTCTAGCCTGCGCCGTCCACTGCCTCGAACGGTGCCTCGGCGCCTGGAGCGGTCCGCCCACCGAGGCGCGGACCCTGGTCATCGGCTGCGGGCCGCTGGGCCTCATGCTGATCGACCTGTTCCACAGCATGCGTACTCATGTCCGCGGCCTCGACCCGCACCGCCACCGCCTCGAAGCGGCGCGCTCCTTCGGCGCCGCCGAGACGCATCTCGGCCGCGCCGGCGACGGCAGTGGCCCAGCGGCCGAGGATCCGTTCGACTTCGCGATCGATGCGACCGGTACGCCCGCCGGTTGGGACCACGCCGTGAGATCGCTCGCTCCCGGCGGCGTCGCCGCCCTGTTCGGCGGTTGCCGTCCCGGAACCGAGCTCGTCATCGACGCGGAGCGGGTCCACTACCAGGAACAGACGCTGCTGGGCGTCTACCACCATCGGCCTTCGTCGTTCCGCGCGGCGATCGACCGATTGTGTAGCGCGCCTGAGCGCTACGGCGCGTTGGTCGAGCGCGAGCTGCCCCTCGACCGGCTGACGGAAGCGCTCGACCTGATGACCGGCCGCCACGCCCTGAAGGTCGCCATCCGGCCGCACCGCGGCTAG
- a CDS encoding DEAD/DEAH box helicase, giving the protein MKISEPTPIQEQSIPSLLAGRDLVGQAQTGSGKTLAFAVPIAEVCDPAVRRVQALVLVPTRELALQVAEVVSGLASSRGVSVTQLVGGRPIRREQAALRRGADVVVGTPGRTLDHLRQGSLNLGAVRFLVLDEADEMLDQGFARDVEAILSHTPDARQTALFSATMPNWVANTAKQYLRNPVKVEIDDGLREPAVEHLVYSIQRDDKMNALRSLLDGRNGDPILVFGRTKHGVRKLAKKLDALGYPVGALQGNLSQGARERVMRGFRSGAAPILVATNVAARGLDVNGIGQVINYDLPDSQRLFTHRVGRTGRMGRSGEAVTFVTPDEERKWREIQRGLGRRFPHRPWRARARSSSVGRGLG; this is encoded by the coding sequence ATGAAAATCTCCGAGCCGACGCCGATTCAGGAGCAGTCCATCCCCTCGCTGCTGGCGGGGCGGGACCTGGTCGGACAGGCTCAGACAGGATCGGGAAAGACGCTGGCCTTTGCCGTTCCCATCGCCGAAGTCTGCGATCCGGCGGTCCGGCGGGTTCAGGCGCTGGTGCTGGTGCCGACGCGGGAGCTTGCCCTTCAGGTCGCCGAAGTTGTTTCCGGTCTGGCTTCATCGCGGGGCGTGTCCGTGACGCAACTCGTCGGGGGCCGGCCGATCAGGCGGGAGCAGGCGGCGTTGAGGCGAGGAGCCGACGTCGTCGTTGGCACTCCCGGCCGTACCCTGGACCACCTGCGGCAAGGGTCGCTGAATCTGGGCGCCGTGCGATTCCTCGTCCTGGACGAGGCCGACGAGATGCTGGACCAGGGCTTTGCCCGCGATGTCGAGGCGATCCTAAGCCACACCCCCGATGCACGACAGACGGCCCTGTTCTCGGCCACCATGCCGAACTGGGTGGCGAACACGGCGAAGCAGTACCTGCGCAACCCGGTCAAGGTCGAGATCGACGACGGCCTCCGGGAGCCGGCGGTGGAGCATCTGGTCTATTCGATCCAGAGGGACGACAAGATGAACGCTCTCCGGTCGCTGCTGGATGGCCGCAATGGCGACCCGATCCTCGTCTTCGGTCGCACCAAGCACGGCGTCCGGAAGCTGGCGAAGAAGCTCGACGCGCTGGGCTATCCGGTTGGGGCGCTGCAGGGGAACCTCAGCCAGGGCGCCCGAGAGCGCGTGATGAGGGGCTTCCGTTCCGGCGCCGCGCCGATCCTCGTGGCGACGAACGTGGCCGCCCGGGGGCTGGACGTGAACGGTATCGGCCAGGTCATCAACTACGACCTGCCGGACTCGCAGCGACTGTTCACGCACCGCGTCGGGCGGACTGGCCGCATGGGGCGTTCCGGAGAGGCGGTCACCTTCGTGACCCCGGACGAAGAAAGGAAGTGGCGTGAGATTCAGCGCGGGCTTGGCCGCCGGTTCCCGCACCGGCCGTGGCGGGCGCGGGCGCGGTCTTCGTCAGTCGGCCGCGGGCTCGGCTAG
- a CDS encoding alcohol dehydrogenase catalytic domain-containing protein — protein MKVARTTAGGSLELAEAPEPPIKTGEALIELVYCGLCGTDLYKLADAGRTPGEVLGHEVVGRVIASRADSLAPGDRVIAPHHAPCGDCRLCRSGAETMCPRFAENLLDPGGFSERLRLKARAVQRTVRKLDHGLADEAAAFVEPAACVLRGVDRAGLARKTPAIVVIGAGSMGLLHLLVLRAVFPGGRVVVAEPAPERRAMALELGADSAAPPADAAEMARGNLPEGGADAVFDTAGGQEAFELALQVTRPGGRVVLFAHAAHDARVTFDINAVFRSERQVIGAYSGSPAEQARVLHLLHEGALDPTPLVTHRLPLDRAAKAVDLCRRRAALKVLLHP, from the coding sequence GTGAAGGTCGCGCGCACCACCGCCGGCGGGAGTCTGGAACTCGCCGAGGCGCCGGAGCCGCCGATCAAGACCGGCGAGGCGCTGATCGAACTCGTCTACTGCGGCCTGTGCGGAACCGATCTCTACAAGTTGGCCGACGCCGGCCGGACGCCGGGAGAGGTGCTCGGGCACGAAGTCGTCGGCAGGGTGATCGCGAGCCGCGCCGACTCGCTCGCACCCGGCGACCGGGTCATCGCTCCGCATCACGCCCCTTGCGGCGACTGTCGATTGTGCCGGTCCGGCGCCGAAACGATGTGCCCCCGGTTCGCGGAGAACCTGCTGGACCCGGGAGGTTTCAGCGAGCGCCTGCGGCTCAAGGCCCGAGCGGTCCAACGCACCGTGCGCAAGCTCGACCACGGGCTCGCCGACGAAGCGGCCGCGTTCGTCGAACCGGCCGCCTGCGTCCTGCGTGGCGTCGACCGCGCCGGCCTTGCCCGGAAGACACCCGCGATCGTCGTGATCGGCGCCGGCTCGATGGGCCTGCTCCATCTGCTGGTGCTGAGAGCGGTCTTTCCCGGCGGCCGAGTCGTCGTCGCTGAGCCGGCGCCGGAGCGCCGGGCGATGGCGCTCGAGCTGGGCGCCGATTCCGCGGCGCCCCCCGCGGATGCCGCCGAGATGGCCCGAGGAAACCTGCCCGAAGGCGGCGCCGACGCCGTCTTCGACACGGCCGGAGGCCAGGAGGCCTTCGAGCTGGCCCTTCAGGTCACGCGGCCAGGCGGCCGTGTCGTCCTCTTCGCGCACGCCGCCCACGATGCCCGCGTCACGTTCGACATCAACGCGGTCTTCAGGTCCGAACGCCAGGTGATCGGCGCCTACTCGGGCTCCCCCGCCGAGCAAGCGAGGGTGCTCCATCTGCTCCACGAGGGCGCGCTCGACCCCACGCCGCTGGTCACCCACCGCCTGCCCCTGGACCGCGCCGCCAAAGCCGTCGATCTGTGCCGGCGGCGGGCGGCGCTGAAGGTCCTCCTGCACCCCTGA
- a CDS encoding DNA-3-methyladenine glycosylase: MLSPLPRSFYTPTALEVAPRLLNKVLVRGRRAARIVEVEAYEGATDPSSHGHRGMTDRNRTMFGPPGHLYVYFTYGMHHCANVVCGEDGVCSAVLLRAAAPLAGDGIMRRARNAASRRRSNKALRAVDLCSGPARLCQAFGLDRRYDGADLVGASVHPRHRLPIFIAADGTPPPDQPGRSGRIGVSKASNRLWRFYVAGEPNVSRSRAASIGNRSG; the protein is encoded by the coding sequence ATTCTCTCGCCGCTACCCCGCTCGTTCTACACGCCCACGGCGCTCGAAGTAGCGCCGAGGCTCCTGAACAAGGTCCTCGTCCGCGGCCGGCGCGCCGCGCGGATCGTCGAGGTCGAGGCCTACGAGGGCGCCACCGACCCATCCAGCCACGGCCACCGCGGGATGACTGACCGCAACCGGACGATGTTCGGGCCGCCGGGACATCTCTACGTCTACTTCACGTACGGCATGCACCACTGCGCCAACGTCGTCTGCGGCGAGGACGGCGTCTGCTCCGCCGTCCTGCTGCGCGCCGCCGCACCGCTGGCGGGCGACGGCATCATGCGTCGGGCGCGCAACGCGGCCAGCCGCCGGCGTTCCAACAAAGCGCTGCGTGCCGTCGATCTCTGCTCCGGCCCGGCCCGCCTCTGCCAGGCCTTCGGCCTCGACCGGCGCTACGACGGCGCGGATCTGGTCGGCGCCTCCGTTCATCCCAGGCACCGCCTGCCGATCTTCATCGCTGCCGACGGCACTCCGCCGCCAGACCAACCCGGCCGTAGCGGCCGCATCGGCGTCTCGAAGGCCTCGAATCGTCTCTGGCGCTTCTACGTCGCCGGGGAACCGAACGTCTCCAGATCCCGTGCCGCCTCCATCGGCAACCGCTCAGGCTAA